A region of Candidatus Neomarinimicrobiota bacterium DNA encodes the following proteins:
- the map gene encoding type I methionyl aminopeptidase translates to MVNIRSKGEIDRIGKSGRVVFDTLNLLENYIVPGSTGEELNRLAEEYIRSQGYVPAFNGYMGYPATLCVSINDAVVHGIPDRRQFRDGDIVSIDCGVVKDGYYGDSARTFAVGEVSEEVEKLLDVTEKSLYRGIEKAVVGNHVSDIGHSIQEYVEEFGFSIVRELVGHGIGTELHEEPQIPNFGEPGRGTILKEGMCLAIEPMVNLGLKEIYTKPDGWTICTKDGKPSAHFEHTVVVTSDEARILSNGTLDG, encoded by the coding sequence ATGGTCAACATAAGAAGCAAAGGAGAAATAGACCGAATCGGAAAAAGCGGCCGCGTGGTCTTCGACACGCTCAACCTTCTGGAAAATTACATTGTCCCCGGTTCCACGGGTGAGGAGCTGAATCGACTGGCGGAGGAATACATTCGGTCACAAGGATATGTTCCCGCTTTCAATGGATACATGGGATACCCGGCCACTCTCTGCGTTTCCATAAACGATGCTGTGGTTCACGGGATCCCGGATAGACGGCAATTTCGAGATGGGGACATTGTGAGCATTGACTGTGGTGTGGTGAAGGACGGCTACTATGGGGACAGTGCCCGAACTTTCGCAGTGGGAGAGGTTTCCGAGGAGGTGGAGAAATTGCTGGACGTGACGGAGAAATCGCTGTACAGGGGGATAGAAAAGGCGGTTGTGGGGAACCATGTGTCCGATATCGGACATTCCATTCAGGAATACGTGGAAGAGTTTGGATTTAGTATTGTCCGAGAACTCGTAGGTCACGGCATCGGGACCGAGCTTCATGAAGAACCCCAGATTCCAAATTTCGGTGAGCCCGGACGGGGGACAATCCTGAAAGAAGGTATGTGTCTGGCCATCGAGCCCATGGTGAACCTGGGACTGAAAGAGATCTACACGAAACCTGACGGATGGACCATTTGTACGAAGGACGGGAAACCGTCTGCCCATTTCGAACACACGGTTGTTGTGACAAGCGATGAGGCGAGAATATTGAGCAACGGGACTCTCGATGGATAA
- the infA gene encoding translation initiation factor IF-1, translated as MDKNRAITTTGIVRETLPNAMFQVDVEIGGKHHVVVAHVAGKARLQTVKMLPGDLVTLEISRYDLSRGRIIQRDRKERSR; from the coding sequence ATGGATAAGAACAGAGCCATCACCACCACCGGCATCGTCCGGGAAACACTTCCCAACGCAATGTTTCAAGTTGACGTGGAAATTGGGGGCAAACATCATGTCGTGGTGGCCCACGTGGCCGGGAAAGCGAGGCTGCAGACCGTAAAGATGCTGCCCGGTGATCTTGTGACCCTTGAAATCTCACGCTACGATCTTTCAAGGGGAAGAATTATCCAGCGCGACAGGAAAGAGAGATCAAGATAG
- the rpmJ gene encoding 50S ribosomal protein L36, with product MKVRSSVRKMCERCKIVRRKGVVRVICVNLKHKQRQG from the coding sequence GTGAAAGTGAGAAGTTCCGTCCGAAAGATGTGTGAAAGATGCAAAATCGTCCGCAGAAAGGGAGTGGTTCGGGTCATCTGTGTAAATCTGAAACATAAGCAAAGACAGGGTTAA
- the rpsM gene encoding 30S ribosomal protein S13: MARISGVDLPKDKKVEYALCSIFGIGHTTSSQILEDSKVDGDIRVKDLSEKQITSIREFVGKRKVEGELRSETTMNIKRIMDIGSYRGLRHRRGMPVNGQRTKTNARTRKGRRKTVGLGKRSVGKKG, translated from the coding sequence ATGGCGCGCATTTCAGGAGTCGATCTTCCGAAGGACAAGAAAGTTGAATATGCTTTGTGCAGTATCTTTGGTATCGGTCATACCACCTCCTCGCAGATTCTTGAGGACTCGAAAGTGGATGGTGACATCCGGGTCAAAGACCTGAGTGAGAAACAGATCACGTCCATACGCGAGTTCGTGGGCAAAAGAAAGGTTGAAGGTGAACTCCGGTCAGAAACGACCATGAATATCAAGCGGATCATGGATATAGGATCCTACAGGGGTCTCAGGCACAGGAGGGGTATGCCCGTCAACGGGCAGAGGACGAAAACGAATGCCAGGACACGCAAGGGGAGGCGAAAGACTGTGGGACTAGGCAAGCGATCCGTAGGGAAGAAAGGATAG
- the rpsK gene encoding 30S ribosomal protein S11, giving the protein MAKPKRKKKKKKGQVAPEGIAHIKATFNNTIVTLTDLNGNVISWASAGTAGFKGSRKSTPFASQRAAQKAAREAMDLGLVTVEVRVKGPGSGREPAIRSLGVEGLEITAIRDVTPIPHNGCRPSKRRRV; this is encoded by the coding sequence ATGGCAAAGCCGAAACGAAAGAAAAAGAAGAAGAAGGGACAGGTCGCACCGGAAGGAATCGCTCACATCAAGGCAACCTTCAACAATACGATAGTGACTCTCACCGATCTCAACGGAAACGTGATCTCCTGGGCCAGTGCGGGCACTGCAGGATTCAAGGGATCTCGCAAGAGCACACCGTTTGCCTCGCAGAGAGCGGCTCAGAAAGCAGCTCGCGAGGCGATGGATCTCGGTCTGGTGACCGTTGAAGTAAGAGTGAAAGGGCCTGGCTCCGGAAGAGAGCCGGCAATTCGCTCCCTCGGAGTGGAAGGACTCGAGATTACGGCGATCAGGGATGTCACTCCCATTCCTCATAACGGTTGTCGACCTTCCAAGCGAAGACGTGTTTGA
- the rpsD gene encoding 30S ribosomal protein S4, producing MARYRGPKAKIARKFGENIFGNPKVGKILERKNYPPGQHGQSRRRRLSNYAIQLREKQKIKYAYGLLERQFRKYFAKAEQLKGETGINLLQLLERRLDNIVYRLGFAPTRMAARQLVGHKHFLVNEKPVNIPSYLVSAGDEIRVREKSRKLTVIHDSVKQVRGDLDLPWLSLDKASLLGKVLNVPDRDQLDETFKVQLVVELYSK from the coding sequence ATGGCCAGGTATAGAGGTCCCAAAGCAAAGATTGCCAGGAAATTCGGTGAAAATATCTTTGGCAATCCCAAAGTTGGAAAAATCCTGGAAAGGAAGAACTATCCCCCGGGTCAGCACGGTCAATCCAGGAGACGGAGGTTGTCCAATTACGCAATCCAGCTGCGGGAGAAGCAGAAGATAAAATATGCTTATGGTCTTCTGGAACGTCAGTTCAGGAAATATTTCGCAAAAGCCGAGCAACTGAAAGGTGAAACGGGGATTAATCTACTGCAACTCCTCGAACGCCGGTTAGACAATATCGTTTATCGTTTGGGTTTCGCGCCTACGCGAATGGCAGCTCGTCAGCTGGTTGGACACAAGCACTTTCTGGTGAATGAAAAACCCGTGAACATTCCTTCTTACCTCGTTTCTGCTGGAGATGAGATCCGGGTAAGGGAGAAGAGTCGCAAGCTGACGGTCATTCATGATTCTGTTAAACAGGTGAGAGGCGACCTGGATCTACCCTGGCTTTCTCTGGACAAGGCGAGCTTGTTGGGTAAGGTCCTCAATGTACCGGATCGGGATCAACTGGATGAAACTTTCAAAGTCCAGCTGGTCGTTGAACTGTACTCAAAGTAA
- a CDS encoding DNA-directed RNA polymerase subunit alpha, translating to MSNNGEFSFHIDEKSLTDTYGRFILEPLNRGFGITVGNALRRILMTSIPGAAIISVRIDGILHEFGTVEGVVDDMADIIQNLKKVRFKLNDPNPDRIQLSFTGEGDFTAKDIDDASEQYEVMNPDLHLATLNGNANFTVELQVGVGKGYVDADSHQRIDSPIGTIFIDSIFNPVTRVQYDVEPVSSAKDNLERLLVEVHVDGTTSPDDAVNYAASVLIDLFRQFLISGAKPVLKVTEEIDEEDLRVRDLLNRTIDEMELSVRSHNCLQAAGIERISDLVSKEETEMLQYKNFGRKSLSELVEKLGEMGLSFGIDVDKYLMPES from the coding sequence ATGTCAAACAATGGCGAGTTCAGTTTTCACATAGACGAAAAATCACTAACGGACACGTACGGAAGATTCATACTTGAGCCTCTGAATCGGGGGTTTGGCATTACTGTAGGGAATGCACTCCGCCGAATTCTTATGACCAGTATTCCAGGCGCCGCGATCATTTCGGTGAGAATCGATGGGATTCTCCATGAGTTTGGGACGGTCGAAGGGGTTGTCGATGACATGGCAGATATTATCCAGAACCTGAAAAAGGTTCGATTCAAACTCAATGATCCGAATCCCGATAGGATTCAGTTAAGTTTCACGGGGGAAGGTGATTTTACGGCGAAGGATATCGATGATGCTTCAGAGCAGTACGAGGTAATGAATCCTGATCTCCACCTCGCGACGCTGAACGGGAACGCCAACTTCACTGTTGAGCTCCAGGTGGGAGTAGGAAAAGGATACGTGGATGCTGACAGTCATCAGAGGATTGATTCACCCATAGGTACCATCTTTATCGATTCCATTTTCAATCCCGTCACAAGAGTGCAGTATGATGTGGAACCGGTCTCGTCAGCCAAGGACAATCTGGAGAGACTGTTGGTTGAAGTCCATGTTGACGGCACGACCTCTCCTGACGATGCGGTGAATTATGCGGCCAGTGTACTGATCGATCTTTTCAGGCAGTTTTTGATTTCCGGGGCAAAGCCCGTACTGAAGGTGACCGAAGAGATCGACGAGGAGGATCTCCGCGTCCGAGATCTCCTCAATCGGACGATTGACGAGATGGAGTTGTCCGTTAGAAGTCACAATTGCCTTCAAGCCGCTGGGATTGAGCGAATCTCTGACTTGGTTTCCAAGGAAGAAACCGAAATGCTGCAGTACAAGAACTTCGGCCGCAAATCCCTTTCTGAGCTTGTGGAGAAGCTGGGAGAAATGGGCCTCTCCTTCGGAATAGACGTGGACAAGTACCTGATGCCCGAGAGTTGA
- the rplQ gene encoding 50S ribosomal protein L17, producing MRHYKRGRKLGRRTGHRKAMLSGLATALIEHKRIRTTDAKAKETRKFIEPLITRARRGTLHDRRQILRKLHRPEVVKTLVDEIAPNYQDRPGGYTRIVKLGFRDNDNAPVSLLEFVDLIDLEDTSSKRESKAKKKTKKGTKKAESSQEENSRQESD from the coding sequence GTGAGGCATTATAAGCGCGGAAGGAAACTGGGTCGGCGGACAGGTCACCGGAAAGCAATGCTATCGGGCCTTGCGACCGCACTGATTGAACACAAACGCATCAGAACTACGGATGCTAAGGCGAAGGAAACACGCAAGTTTATTGAGCCATTGATCACCCGGGCGAGAAGAGGCACATTGCACGATCGACGCCAGATTCTCCGGAAACTGCATCGTCCGGAAGTCGTGAAGACGCTTGTCGACGAAATCGCTCCCAACTACCAGGACCGGCCAGGCGGATATACTCGCATCGTGAAGCTCGGATTTCGTGATAACGACAATGCTCCTGTCTCGCTGCTGGAATTCGTCGATCTTATCGATCTGGAAGACACCTCATCGAAACGGGAGTCGAAAGCGAAGAAGAAAACGAAAAAGGGCACCAAGAAAGCCGAATCTTCTCAAGAGGAGAATTCCCGCCAGGAATCTGACTAA
- a CDS encoding family 10 glycosylhydrolase → MIHHVKATLRVAFFVIPVFLSCLLAEGNPALPFRALWMVRTSMTSRVEIDRAIRFAARYGFNHLFVQVRGRDDAFYDSRLVPRTDAISDDGLDPLKYAILKGHEMGLKVHAWMNVYLVWSSNANPENRSHILRRYPDWEDERLNGRSTSAPGNSTHRFLSPLHPGVNQYLLMVFKEVLTQYDVDGLHLDYIRYGDSDYGYNGMGRAGFEREYGIDPLVLSRGAEAESADAGKDERRFLWEQWNRYRRDSVTELVRRCNSLILDVNPVCILSAAVKPEPAVAKSRFFQEWDRWLAEGLVDFVVPMNYTPNLTEFARNIDRIHESIPTRYWPGIIMGIAIYNQNALDARDKIRYARIVGFPGISLFSYDSRKNDPEFFLPIAEEIRR, encoded by the coding sequence ATGATTCATCATGTAAAGGCAACTCTCAGGGTTGCCTTTTTTGTTATCCCTGTTTTCCTTTCGTGCCTCTTGGCTGAGGGAAATCCTGCCCTACCTTTCAGGGCACTCTGGATGGTTCGAACGTCGATGACCTCGCGTGTGGAGATCGACAGGGCGATCCGATTTGCCGCGAGATATGGCTTCAACCATCTTTTTGTGCAGGTAAGGGGGCGGGATGATGCGTTCTATGATAGCCGACTGGTCCCGAGAACTGACGCTATCAGCGATGACGGTCTGGACCCGCTCAAGTACGCCATTCTCAAGGGCCATGAGATGGGACTGAAGGTTCATGCGTGGATGAACGTGTACCTGGTCTGGTCTTCCAATGCAAATCCGGAAAACCGGAGCCATATCCTTCGTCGATATCCCGATTGGGAGGATGAGAGGTTGAACGGAAGAAGCACGTCGGCTCCGGGAAATTCTACTCACCGTTTTCTTTCCCCTCTTCATCCTGGGGTCAACCAATACCTTCTGATGGTTTTCAAAGAAGTTCTCACCCAGTACGATGTCGACGGGCTTCATCTGGACTATATAAGATACGGGGACTCTGATTATGGCTATAACGGGATGGGGAGAGCCGGTTTTGAACGAGAATATGGTATTGATCCCCTCGTACTTAGCCGGGGTGCTGAAGCAGAATCGGCAGACGCGGGGAAGGACGAGAGACGGTTTCTATGGGAACAGTGGAATCGATACCGGCGGGACTCCGTGACCGAACTTGTCAGACGGTGCAATTCACTAATCCTGGATGTGAATCCCGTCTGCATCCTGTCGGCGGCCGTAAAACCCGAACCCGCTGTGGCGAAGTCCCGGTTTTTCCAGGAGTGGGATAGGTGGCTGGCCGAGGGTCTTGTGGATTTCGTGGTCCCCATGAATTACACGCCAAACCTGACGGAATTTGCGCGAAATATCGACAGGATACATGAGTCGATTCCAACCAGGTATTGGCCTGGAATCATTATGGGGATTGCCATATATAACCAGAACGCTCTCGATGCCAGAGACAAGATAAGATATGCCAGGATCGTGGGATTCCCCGGGATTTCACTCTTTTCATACGATTCTCGCAAGAACGATCCAGAATTCTTTTTGCCGATTGCGGAAGAAATTCGAAGGTGA